AGAACGATGAAGAATATGGACGAGGTGACCattcaagaaggaaaaataaaatcacagttgaGTCAAGAACTTGCTTTACATCAAAAATTCTTACCTTTCAAGctgcattttcttttctgctaTGAGTGCCTGCAGTTGCTGCTGTTGGGCTTCTCTCTGCTTTGCTATAGATTTGAGCAAGTTCCGAGCACCAATGGCCTAGAAGAACAGTATTGCCAAAGAAGGCCATGGCTTCACTAAAAACATCTTCAGCATTAACTCCTCAACTGGGGAAGGGACACTTGGGGGCTATTTCAGTGCCCAGCAGGGGGAAGGTTGAGCCCCAGAGCTTTCAGTAAGTCAGAAGGAAGTTTAACCTCATGATCCCACAGCGCCCAGTGAGAACGAGACTGCAGCTCTGAGGCAGACCTAGGAGCACCCCCAGAGCCATTTAGCCTGTGTCCTTTGCCGAGTCACCCACACTGCACACcttcatttacaaaatgaggATAAACCACTTATCTCAGTGCTGATATGAAGATTAAAGGAAACAAGAggggaaggcatagctcagtggtagattgtatgcttagcatgcacgaggtcctgggtccagtccccagaacctccatttaaagaacaaataaaacctaataacctaattacccccccccaaccaagaaaaaaaaaaaagattaaaggaaaCAATGACTGAAAGTATCCTGGCATATGAGTTCAATAGTAGGTTAACTGATCAaccagtgaatggataaacaaaatgtaataaattcatacaatggagtattagttcagcagtgaaaaagaacaaTCTACTGATTtacgctacaacatggatgaacttcaaaAATTTAACACAACGGAATCCAGAAGCACAAAGACTATATATACTGTACAACTGCATTTATGTGAAAGgttcagaaaaggcaaatctagaGATGAACACTGATTAATGACCACCTGGAGCAGGGGATACAAGAAGGTACTGAATGCAAAGAGGCAGAAAGGAATAgttttgggtgatgaaaatgttctaaaactgtaCTGTGATAATGGTTGCACACCTCTATAATactactaaaaatcactgaattacacacttaaaaatggatGAGTCTTGTATAAAAATCAAGCctcaataaaactatttttaaaaaataggttaaTTGGACCAAGAATTACttactttttaattgaggtacagttgacatgttagttttaggtgtacaccataattcaatatttgtatgGAACTTGgtatttaaaatcttattttaattaaataaaacaatccccaccccaaaaaaataaaaggcagaaggATGAGAGGCTAGGGTTCCAGGCCAAGATTTGGACAAAACATATGCTGATCTTACCTTCATCTTctcattttctgcttcttttgcaAGTTGGTCAACAAGCTCAATTAAACCACCAACTATTTTCTGAAACTGGCCAATTTCTTTTGGgggaaggacaaaaaaaaaaagttttattttctcagcATCACCATTCTCCCTTAGCATTCCCttacagagaaaagacagagcaaatTGCCCCTCCTAATTTGTGTCAAAAAAGCTTAGTGTCTACCAGCCTTGGTCCAAACCTAGAGAAGGGTGGCCAGGTGCCCAGAGCGGGACTGGGGCATAGGTGGACCCTGAGTCCCCACTGAGCCAGCCAGTAGCTGTTAGCTCAGACTAGGCTCCTGGTGGGCCAGTATTCTGGAGGGAACCCATCCTGCTTTCCCAGGAGTGACAGGAAGCACAAAGGGCCATGTTCATGAATGGACTGACTCAGGACAGGAATGCTGCCTCTAGACAGCCACAGATAAGACAACATATTTCAGTTAATGTTGGGGTGGGAGCTTTCTGCCTGTACCCAGAGCTAACAAAAAGCTCAAAGCATTTAAGGACCTAATCTCCCATTTGCTTTTTTCAATTTCCTTGGGTACAGTGGAATTCCACATTACTGAAGAGTAAACTAAGGCCCAAATGGTAGAACAGCATGAACAGAGCAATCAGAAGACTGGTGGGAGCACCCACACCACCTTTTGCCAGTCAAGCTCTCTCCACAGCCTATAGAATGGAGCTCCCAGAAGGCCCAGAAATCCCTGCTCTAGCTAAATCTGCTCTATATTCACTGCCACTGGGCTTATTTGGCTGCTGGGACAGGAGGTATCCCGAGtatccagcttaaaaaaaaaaaaaaaagaccttattTGAGTCTTTTGAACTGCTTGTAGAAACTCCAGTCAATCAACTTTCACTCCAAACAATGGCAAGTCTGCTACTGAGAACACTATTTCTCCCAAGAAATCAAATTATGAATATATAACTATTTCCCATCCGTAAGCCATAGTCCTGCCCCCATGAAGTTTAAGGTTCCTGAGATGGTATATCTAAATAAACACCCATCTCTCCCCATCACAGTATTTGTTTTTACTAGTGCTCTGGACCTACAAGAGAGCGTAAGAAGAGAGTAGGCAAAGCAGGTAGCACATGAGAATTCACGAAGGCCAGGCTCAACCTCCTGGGAGCCAGCAGCTCCACTGTGGCAGGGCCAAGAGCTGCAGTCAGCCGGTGGGGGGAAGAGGAAGACACAGCCAGAACAGCTCAAAGCTGAGCAGTACCCTGTCTCCCCAAATGACACTCACTGTCCACAAAGTCCTTGCACTCTTCCTTGAGCTCTACGGTCTGCTGAGTAACCTCTGGGTCCAACACCCGCAGCTTGTTCAGCTCATCAAAGTGCAGCCGTGCTTCACCCAGGATGTCCTTggccatggctgtaaagaaaccAGCCCCAATCCCAGATCACTTCCCAGCCACCCAAGGAAATGCATGCTTCCAGCCCAGTCCCACTCCTGGCCCCGGACACCAATGCCAAAAACCCAGGTATTCCAAAGgctccccccaccctctgcctccacctctctgagcctcacctgtTTCCCTCCAGCTTCCCTAGAGAAGAGAAGTTCTGCTTTGAAGGGGGAGCCAGGAGGAGGTGTGTCATAGGAGCAAGGGTCAGGAAAGAATAAAGTCCAGCTGCTTGTCACAGGCATCgttcattcaacacacatttcTTGAGTGCCTACTACATGCCAACACTGCTAGATGCTGGGGGTAAAGATGAGTGCACGTGGTGCCCGCCCTGGAGGAGCACAGAGTTCAGCTGGAGGAAGACAGACATGTACACTGAAAAATTATactgtgttaagtgctttacAGAAATATCACCAAAGGGCTGGAGGAGAACACAGCAGTTAACTTAGGGTGAGGGAGTTGACATGTCAACTAAGTTGTGAGCCATAAGCCTATTTATTTATCCCCATTAATGTATCCAAAGGACATGAAAAAGCTTTTCAGATACAATACTGGAACAACACAAAAAGcaagtaaaagagaaaatgtgagTGAATTACAAATTAGGCTTAAGAAAGTAAGAAGCCAAGTGTAAGAATACTACCCAAAATGTACGCCACAGGTACACGTGCCTGAACTGGGACCCAAAGCTTGGGTCAGTGTCTTTCTAGCAGAAAGCACAAAACAGAATGAAGTATCACCAAGGACACACCAAGTAAAAAGGCCAGGGAAAGGCATTCCAAGCTGAGAAAACAGCCTGGACAAGAGCCTGAAGCCGCTGGAAGGGCCTATCCTGCAAAGAAGACGGATGAAGCTGGAAAGGTCGGATGGAGCCGGATCAAAAAGACCCTGTGTGCTAAGCTAAAGAGTTTGGGTTTTTCTCTGTAGGCCAAAAGAACCAACAGAGATTTCTTTTCCCAGGTCACCTTGCATTCCTGGTCCAAAGAATGCCTCAATTCTGGGAAGGAAACACTGAAAactcatcctcatcctcatcctcatcctcaatcctcattttcattcattctctccctctccctccctctctccctctctctaagGGAGCACATGCTCTGTCTTGGCTGCTATACCAACTCCAAAACCCCAGGTGTTCCAAAGCCTACGGCAACCTGGCCCTGagcccttccctcccacctcccccagcctcacCTGTTTCCCTTCCAGCTTCCATAGAGAAGTTCTGTTCTGAAAAGGGTGATTCTGAGAGTGACTGCCTAAGGTTGGTATACCATAGGAAGAGCAATGGTTTGAAAGAATTAAGTCCCACTGTTGCCAGAACTGATTTTCAAGAAGACTAGAAATCCAGATTTATATAtgtaatctgatttttaaaggaaagtatctaatttaaaaattttaagtaagaaaaaaaaacccactttcaACACTGTGTGGGCCAACTAATGCATACCTGGCTGTGAATGACTGTGGCCCAGAGCCTTTGGCCTCACTAGAGTCCACACAAATAAATAGgctttttgaaacattttaatcATCCAGAGGTTCCTTATAactgggcttttaaaaaaatgtcttcctATTTGTTCTATTTACACATATACTCACATATAATCACCTACCTGGTGATTAATCAGACCAGCTGGTCTAGAAAGCTTCAAATAACCTGAGGGCACAAAGATCCAGTTCAACTACCACTGCTCTTCCTGAGGGTGTGCATTTATTCACCAACATCTACTGAGTCCCTGCTCTGGGGATAGAGTAGTGAAGAAAATGCTTTAATACTTTAGTTTCTGACCTCTGGACAGACAGTACACAAATAATCACAAATAGTGATAATAGTGTGAGGAAAAGCACACGGTCCTATGTGAAGCCTTAGCAGGAGGAAGTAACTCACATggaaacaaaattacaaaaaatttgtaaataaaagcCTTCTGAAAGTGACAGTTAAGCTGAGGCCTAAAGGATGCCCAGAAGTTTGTCAAGTTGAAGGGAGAAGGgggtattccaggcagaaggaaaagcatGTGTGAAGACGCTGAggctctaaaaaaaatttaacacattcCAAGAACAAAAGTACAGTGTGGTTGAAACACTGAGCAAGGGGGAGAGCGGAAGAGGATGAGGAAGCTAGAGCTGGATGGTGGAGGTTCTGAAAGCAGCAGTAATGAGCCTGGATAAGTATAATTAATGGGCAGCCAGCAGATTCTCAGCAGAATGGCATAAACGAATATACCTTTTAGAGAAATCCCTCTGACCCAGGATGGAGAATGTGTTGGAGGGAACAAGAGGGTGAGGCCACACCTATCTTGTTCATCCCTGTAACTCTAGCATCTAGAATGGTGCCTGCACCAAACTggcactcagcaaatgtttgtggaatgaatgactgTGAAAACAGGGCAGGCTATTACAATGACCAAGGCTTGGAGCTGAAGAAGTGTACTGATTTGAGATGTTTCGTAAGTCGAGTTGATAGGACTTAGTAAAGGATGACTGACTGGATTTGGGGAGAAATGAAGGAGAGTCAGGCAAGATTCCCAGGTGCCTGGCTTGAGCCAGCTGTATGGCTGGAGGGGATGGTTGAAGGAGATGGGTCAGACAGGAGAAGTGGAGGGAGAGGGTTCACAGCCGCCTACTGGATTCTCTGCCAACTCCCACCACACGCTCATCTGAGGAACATTAGACACAAGAGCCAGACTAAGCTCCCTGAAGACGAGGGCGGCTCCCCTGGATCCACACTGGGTGCAACAAGCAGGCTCCGCCAGCAGAATGTGGGGAAAGTTAAGAAGGCCTGGGTGACAGAGCTGGCTGTCTTCACTACATAAACTCCTTGAACTTATCTGAGCCGCAGTTTCCTCCTAAAACGTTTGCGAGTATCGGCGCGTAAAGTTCCAGGCCCAAGCCTGGGGTAAAATCGCTTCCAGAGCCGGGCGGAATTCCCACGTTTCTCTCGCCCTGAGACTGTTTTTCCGCAGGGCGCGGGCCTGTCAAGCTCATTTCGCCCCGGCTCCGCCCAAGTCCCCAGACCCGGAGTCAAGGCCTACCTGTCCACCCCGTAGCGGCAGCGTCTGTGGTCCAGGCTGACGTCGGCAGGCAGCTCCTCTCCCTGGTCCGCGGCAACCAGCGCCCGACTCGTCTGCCTCAGCTGCTGCCACGGATACAAGACCTGTTTATCCCTAACGTCACTTCCTGACGCCGGAAGTACTTACCACCGCCCAGCTCGCAGAGCCTGCTGGGAAACAGAGGCCTGAGAGGAGGGACGGTTGCCTACAAGACCCAGAAGCCTTTGCCCCGGAAAGGCTGACGGAAGTACCTGTGCGATCACCGCAA
This is a stretch of genomic DNA from Camelus bactrianus isolate YW-2024 breed Bactrian camel chromosome 16, ASM4877302v1, whole genome shotgun sequence. It encodes these proteins:
- the IFT20 gene encoding intraflagellar transport protein 20 homolog is translated as MAKDILGEARLHFDELNKLRVLDPEVTQQTVELKEECKDFVDKIGQFQKIVGGLIELVDQLAKEAENEKMKAIGARNLLKSIAKQREAQQQQLQALIAEKKMQLERYRVEYEALCKVEAEQNEFIDQFIFQK